The stretch of DNA GATCACAGCCATCGTGGCCCGACGCAACTGTGCTTAAGGCACTCGACCCGGCCAAGACACCGGGCCACGCTGGGACTAGCCCACGCTTTCCGTTTTTCCTCAGACCAACCCCGAAGCGACATCCGCCTCGACGCAACTCAACTACCACGCACCGACGCCTCGACAGTCACACGTTGACGCCTCGACGGTCACACGATGACGCCTCGGCATCACTCCGGACGGCGGTTGGCGCGGCGTACGTCCTTGGGTGGCCTCCCACCCAGATAGGAGGCCGACGAGTCGACCAGGAACCCCCGCCGCAGCACCTCACGGCCCACGAGCATCCGGAAGCCCATCGCGTCGCGGCGCGTCAGCGTGACCTCGGCTGGCACGATCCGACCGTCCAGGCGCAGGTCGAGCGTGACGACGTACCGCTCCTCGACGTGACCGGAGGAGGACCGGACGTGCCGGCGGTCATGCACGGGCAGCTCGACCACCACCGGATCGGCCGAGCTGCGCTGCCACGGGTGCACCTCGAACCGGACCCAGTCCTCTCCGTCGCGCCCGAACCGTTCCAAGGCGAAGGCGTGCAACGATGACGTCTGGGCGCCGGTGTCTATCTTGGCCTTGAGCCACTCGATCCCGAGGCCCGGCAGGCCGACCCATTCACGCCAGCCGACGGTGCG from Nocardioides sp. BP30 encodes:
- a CDS encoding ATP-dependent zinc protease family protein — encoded protein: MSTNDPTRTVGWREWVGLPGLGIEWLKAKIDTGAQTSSLHAFALERFGRDGEDWVRFEVHPWQRSSADPVVVELPVHDRRHVRSSSGHVEERYVVTLDLRLDGRIVPAEVTLTRRDAMGFRMLVGREVLRRGFLVDSSASYLGGRPPKDVRRANRRPE